GGGTTTCAAGAACGTCAGGAATTGCCTGAAGATGCTATACTGGTTTTTTTATCCCACGGTTCCCTAGCTTTTGGTTTGTTGATTATTTCATTGCTAGAAACCGTTCGGATTGACCTGATGAGTTTGTTGTTTGGAGATATTTTATCGGCGTCCAGATTTGATGTTGCTGCAATATATTGTGTAGGTAGTGTTGCTCTTCTGGGTCTTGGCTTGATATGGCGTAAACTATTTGCGATAACAGTAGATATCGAATTGGCTGAAGCTGAAGGTATAAACATTCGTCTCATTAGCTCTATATTCACGTTACTTCTTTCAGCTGTTATAGCTTTAGCTATCAAATTAGTCGGGGCACTGCTAATCACCGCACTTTTGATTATACCTGTAGCTGCAGTCCGTGGGTTAGCTCGAGGTCCAGAATCCATGATTATTGCCACGATCATGATAGGCATTACTTCAGTGACTATAGGACTCATGGGATCCCTGAAGTGGGATACCCCTTCAGGACCATCCATTGTCGTTGCTGCTGTGGTCCTCTTTGGATTCTCTAAAATTTTTATTTTTATCGGTAATCAGTGCCGTAAAGGAATGATTCAGTCCAATGATAAAACATAACGAGAAATTCAAAAAGAGCAATTCCTGCTTTTAAAAAGGTTACTTTCTTTCAATCCGTGAATTCTTCTTCAAAAAAGGAAAATTCTATTTATTTTAGAATGAATCGGATCTGGCATATTAGATTAGTATTGTTAAACATGATCAAAATAGAGAGTCTAAATTCATAATGCGTATTGAAAAAATCATTTATTATCATAGAACGGATAGTTTTCGAAGTCTACTCAGTATATGATCCGTATAGCGACACGTCGAAGCAAAATGGCTCTAGCTCAGACTGAGTCTGTTTGCATGCAATTACGTTCTCATAATCCTGTTCTGGAGATACATCTATCTGAGCTGAACGCGCACGGCGATAAAGATGAGATCAACCGCTTGGATCGTCATGGTGGCAAAGGGGGAGCCTTTGTTTCTGAGATCAGAGAAGAATTATTACTTGGGAATACTGAATGCGCTATGCACTCTCTTAAGGATGTACCTGGTAATCAAGAAATGCCTGGCTTGATATTTGCAGCTTTTCTGATGCGTGATGATCCGACAGACGCCTTGGTCTTAAGGTCTGGTCTAACAAAAATCGATCTAGAGAGAAATGAAGGGGATGGCATTCGCATTGGAACAAATTCTGTCCGAAGAGCTGCTTTTATCCGTCATCTTTATCGAAAAGTAGAAACAATCCATTTTCGCGGTGCAGTTGATACTAGAATTCGAAAAATGGATGAGGGTATACCTCAAAAGTTACCCGATGGGAGTGAAACCTCTCCCGTTGATGCTCTTCTTCTTTCAACAGCCGGCCTTATTCGTCTTGGTTTGGAAGATCGTATTTCCCATAAATTTTCTACCCATGATATAATTCCTGCTGTTGGACAGGGGATTGTAGTTGTTGAATGTGTTGATAAAAATTGGAGGATTCGTGAAATGTTATCTGTGATTGACAACGCCGAATCTCGCACGTTGGCAGATGCAGAACGTGAAGTATTATGGGTGTTAAACGGCCATTGCAATTCACCGATAGCTGCCCACGCTACCATTGAAGGTGATACAATGACATTACGTTGCGCCGTGATGTCACTGGATGGTAGACAATTCCTGCAATATAAAGCAGAGGGTGCGGCTCAATCTCCAAGAGAACTTGGTCGTGAGGCTGGTCTGGAATTGATTCATCTAGGTGCAAAACGTCTTATAGACGCCTCTGCCATAGGCATCTAGTCGACAAGCTCGTGATAGAGCACATTGTGACCAGAGCTCAGACAATGCAGTAATCAAACGATCGATATCCTCTGGAGTGTGCAGTGGAGTTGGTGTAAATCTCAGACGCTCAGTTCCTTCCGGAACGGTTGGATAATTAATTGGTTGAACATAGATACCATAATTTTCTAGAAGCAAGTCCGAAATGTATTTACATTTTTTAGCATCTCCCACCATTACAGGAACAATATGACTATCGTTTTTGATATATGGAATTCCGATAGAATCGAGCCGATCTCGCAATGTTTTTACATTATTACGTTGGCGTTGGCGCTCAAGATCACTTTTTTTAAGATGTTGAATGGATGCCATAGCACCAGCTGCTAAAGCAGGGGGTATAGCGGTCGTAAAGATGAATCCAGAAGAGAAGCTACGAATGAAATCGCAGAGAGTAGCAGAAGCAGTAATATACCCTCCCATAACACCAAAGGCTTTGCCGAGTGTTCCTTGGATAACCGTTAATCTGTGAGCAAGATTATCTCGTTCTGAGATGCCGCCACCATGAGGACCATAAAGACCAACAGCATGAACTTCGTCTAGATATGTCATCGCTCCGTATTGATCTGCCATATCACAGATATCAGCAATAGGTGCAATATCTCCATCCATTGAATAGACTGATTCAAAGGCAATAATTTTAGGTACGTCAGGGTCTGTTTCACGAAGCTGGTATTCAAGACCCTTAACATCATTATGTTTCCAAATATGGTTGACAGCGCGAGAATGACGAATACCTTCAATGATTGAGGCGTGATTTTGGCTGTCTGAAAAGATATGGCAACCAGGAAGGCGAGCACCCAATGTGCCAAGAGCGGACCAATTGGAGACATAACCAGATGTAAATAGCGTAGCTGCCTCTTTTCCATGCAACCCGGCCAGTTCTTTTTCTAGTAAAACATGAAAGTGGTTAGTGCCAGAAATATTACGAGTTCCCCCCGCACCAGCACCGCATTTTTCAATTGCATCATGCATGGCTGCCTGCGTTTTAGGGTGTTGGCCCATGCCCAGATAATCATTAGAGCACCAGACCGTGACTTCCTGTGTATTACCTTCTGTGTGGCGAGCCGCCTTAGGGAAGGATCCATTACACCTTTCGAGATCGGCAAAAATACGATAATTCCCGTTTTTACGTAAACGGTTGAGTTGTTGGTTAAAAAACGTGTCAAAGTTCACGAGACTAGGAACCAGCATTGTCAATAAATGAAACCTTAGTTTACTCGAATATTCGTACATGACAATCGTTCGAATTATGAATTTCGAATTACGAAGTACTGTTTTCTTCCACTTTTTCTGTCAAACTACTTGATTATTAGCAAGGTTCGAATCACCTTAATTCAGAAATTAAATAAAAGCAGGTTGACCTTATGCCTGATGTAGAAGAAAAAAATGTACTTTTACCAAAATTTGATAATTCCTATTCGACTTTACCTAATCGATTTTATGCGAAAAACTTGCCAGTTCCTGTTGATAGCCCAGAATTGATTATCCTCAATGAGCCTTTAGCAAATTATTTAGGATTTGAAAGCAGTTGGTTAAAATCTTCTTCTTGTGTTAACATGTTTTCTGGCAATAGCCTCCCTGACGGTACAGAGCCTTTATCCATGGCTTATGCGGGTCATCAATTTGGTCATTGGATATCCTGTTTAGGTGATGG
Above is a genomic segment from Candidatus Endowatersipora endosymbiont of Watersipora subatra containing:
- a CDS encoding metal ABC transporter permease translates to MITALDDFFTRALLVGIGLAIIAGPFGCFIVWRRLSYFGDALSHSSLLGLALAYLFHISITASVFLVCGLVALSLIGFQERQELPEDAILVFLSHGSLAFGLLIISLLETVRIDLMSLLFGDILSASRFDVAAIYCVGSVALLGLGLIWRKLFAITVDIELAEAEGINIRLISSIFTLLLSAVIALAIKLVGALLITALLIIPVAAVRGLARGPESMIIATIMIGITSVTIGLMGSLKWDTPSGPSIVVAAVVLFGFSKIFIFIGNQCRKGMIQSNDKT
- the hemC gene encoding hydroxymethylbilane synthase, producing the protein MIRIATRRSKMALAQTESVCMQLRSHNPVLEIHLSELNAHGDKDEINRLDRHGGKGGAFVSEIREELLLGNTECAMHSLKDVPGNQEMPGLIFAAFLMRDDPTDALVLRSGLTKIDLERNEGDGIRIGTNSVRRAAFIRHLYRKVETIHFRGAVDTRIRKMDEGIPQKLPDGSETSPVDALLLSTAGLIRLGLEDRISHKFSTHDIIPAVGQGIVVVECVDKNWRIREMLSVIDNAESRTLADAEREVLWVLNGHCNSPIAAHATIEGDTMTLRCAVMSLDGRQFLQYKAEGAAQSPRELGREAGLELIHLGAKRLIDASAIGI
- the hemA gene encoding 5-aminolevulinate synthase — its product is MNFDTFFNQQLNRLRKNGNYRIFADLERCNGSFPKAARHTEGNTQEVTVWCSNDYLGMGQHPKTQAAMHDAIEKCGAGAGGTRNISGTNHFHVLLEKELAGLHGKEAATLFTSGYVSNWSALGTLGARLPGCHIFSDSQNHASIIEGIRHSRAVNHIWKHNDVKGLEYQLRETDPDVPKIIAFESVYSMDGDIAPIADICDMADQYGAMTYLDEVHAVGLYGPHGGGISERDNLAHRLTVIQGTLGKAFGVMGGYITASATLCDFIRSFSSGFIFTTAIPPALAAGAMASIQHLKKSDLERQRQRNNVKTLRDRLDSIGIPYIKNDSHIVPVMVGDAKKCKYISDLLLENYGIYVQPINYPTVPEGTERLRFTPTPLHTPEDIDRLITALSELWSQCALSRACRLDAYGRGVYKTFCT